Proteins from one Nicotiana tabacum cultivar K326 chromosome 23, ASM71507v2, whole genome shotgun sequence genomic window:
- the LOC107785037 gene encoding uncharacterized protein At4g33100-like isoform X2: protein MGILKDKKNASRLSTSPCAQLREAYHNCFNRWYSDKFLKGEWDKEECVLEWQKYRDCLSHLDDKHLSRFLEADGIVGGAHQNDSKSSTGAPK from the exons ATGGGAATCTTGAAAGACAAGAAAAATGCTTCTCGTTTGTCTACTTCCCCTTGTGCTCAACTCAGAGAGGCTTACCATAATTGTTTCAACAG GTGGTATTCTGACAAATTCTTGAAGGGTGAGTGGGATAAAGAGGAGTGTGTTTTAGAATGGCAGAAATATAGAGATTGTTTATCT CATCTGGATGATAAGCATTTAAGTAGATTCTTGGAAGCTGATGGAATTGTGGGTGGTGCTCATCAAAATGATTCTAAGAGCTCCACTGGTGCTCCCAAGTAA
- the LOC107785037 gene encoding uncharacterized protein At4g33100-like isoform X1: MGILKDKKNASRLSTSPCAQLREAYHNCFNRWYSDKFLKGEWDKEECVLEWQKYRDCLSQHLDDKHLSRFLEADGIVGGAHQNDSKSSTGAPK, translated from the exons ATGGGAATCTTGAAAGACAAGAAAAATGCTTCTCGTTTGTCTACTTCCCCTTGTGCTCAACTCAGAGAGGCTTACCATAATTGTTTCAACAG GTGGTATTCTGACAAATTCTTGAAGGGTGAGTGGGATAAAGAGGAGTGTGTTTTAGAATGGCAGAAATATAGAGATTGTTTATCT CAGCATCTGGATGATAAGCATTTAAGTAGATTCTTGGAAGCTGATGGAATTGTGGGTGGTGCTCATCAAAATGATTCTAAGAGCTCCACTGGTGCTCCCAAGTAA